From a single Rutidosis leptorrhynchoides isolate AG116_Rl617_1_P2 chromosome 5, CSIRO_AGI_Rlap_v1, whole genome shotgun sequence genomic region:
- the LOC139849354 gene encoding uncharacterized protein has protein sequence MPVNQVLTKPEISGRLALWAVELGAYQISYLPRSAVKGQVLEDYLAEMTGELEVINERTTLKPVVGETWDLFTDGASCTEVTGASLVLANPSSEEHTYALRFNFDVTNNEAEYEALLAGLNIARKMNITKLRAFTDSQLVANQFNGSFEAHDSSIQKYLQLLKELAERFEHFELAQVPRSQNKKADALSKLAALTFLHFQKQVWVEEFPSKSIDNDLMVASVEEVLPNWMEPILQYIRSDILPSDKREARLVRERPQCISFKMIFYIANHTAVQ, from the coding sequence ATGCCGGTCAACCAAGTCTTAACAaagccagagatatctggtagacttgCGTTGTGGGCAGTAGAGTTAGGTGCTTATCAAATTTCTTACCTTCCGCGCAGCGCTGTAAAGGGCCAGGTTTTGGAGGATTATCTCGCTGAAATGACTGGGGAGTTggaggtgattaatgagcgaacAACGTTAAAACCGGTAGTTGGCGAAACTTGGGATTTGTTCACTGATGGAGCTTCATGTACAGAAGTCACAGGTGCGAGTTTGGTCTTGGCTAACCCAAGTAGTGAAGAGCATACGTATGCATTAcgttttaattttgatgtgacaaataATGAGGCGGAATATGAAGCGTTACTTGCTGGtttaaatattgcgcgaaaaatgaaTATCACTAAATTGCGGGCATTCACAGATTCGCAACTAGTAGCAAATCAGTTTAATGGCTCTTTTGAGGCACATGATTCTTCAATACAGAAGTATTTGCAGTTATTGAAAGAATTAGCAGAGCGGTTTGAGCATtttgaactcgcgcaagtgccaagaagtcaaaataagaaggcggatgctttGAGCAAGTTGGCCGCTCTAACGTTTTTGCACTTTCAAAAACAAGTCTGGGTTGAGGAATTTCCAAGCAAGTCTATAGATAATGACTTAATGGTCGCATCTGTTGAAGAAGTACTgccaaattggatggaaccaatccTGCAATACATTCGTAGTGATATTTTGCCAAGCGATAAGCGCGAAGCTCGCCTAGTAAGAGAGCGACCCCAAtgtatatcattcaaaatgatattttatatcgcAAATCATACTGCGGTCCAATGA